From the Malus domestica chromosome 17, GDT2T_hap1 genome, one window contains:
- the LOC103425763 gene encoding uncharacterized protein isoform X2: MSILPNQDQGSISSSTSSAPSINPNSQHGHRHHHVSLSQSQSQSLSPPDPSRQILQFGSLRISDSQSSSSATSSGLSPSAPAAEDSGGSSQQVTELGMPWGNQALPNNLHHTHSQCHSGGGGRGVGSPWSRGKRSGTDGSSSTQHSMGSVASHGNSTHQTGRKTQLMNGNHLLNFYYDPISRPQHRAAPPSSRRQHKRKPYNKDLFLQANYKFVVLDSVNYSAEAMDPDKVLQWEDIICVRYSTPTVVQCPICLEYPLCPQITSCGHIFCFPCILQYLLMGKEDHKGDCWKSCPLCFVMISPKDLYTLFVENVKQYCVGDTIEFMLISRQKDSFTLSHKSKQEKGAVGGCDDESYDPFSKLTFTSDVDLSVRKAISELDGWLVRAESGLVDDLEKLPYVCAAMEQLEQRKKYWNEHGASNSNKSCKYNNHNTGSILSTEKATIGNNEASTFGQANPSNEVYDGNVCSDIISVEKSDDGTCSDQSVDAAESLEGQENVLSSSYDESNSARGDSHDSGSVKEKESYNFYQAADGQHIIIHPLNMKCLLHHYGSHDMLPHRVSGKILQLETVTQTEAMRRRYRYLSHFSLTTIFQFCEIDLSEVLSPDALSPFMEDIKKREQKRKQLARKEQKEKMKAESTMAYPIPIVAGYGQSLHEGSPTFSMDDFEALGSCTVTSSSPPVVGERKLFSSVTKLGFAAAHDSPALKLEGSNSLNGNDAGRVFPKTNAGTQNAGVASFANIIARAKPGENMDPPKINDSGKKGKKQSRVLLSTASGRRY; encoded by the exons ATGTCCATCTTGCCCAACCAAGACCAAGGATCTATATCATCGTCTACCTCTTCAGCTCCCTCTATAAACCCTAACTCCCAACATGGACACCGCCATCACCACGTTTCCCTTTCTCAATCCCAATCCCAGTCGCTGTCTCCGCCGGATCCCTCCCGCCAAATTCTCCAATTTGGATCGCTTCGGATCTCCGACTCTCAATCTAGCTCCTCCGCTACTTCTTCAG GCCTGTCGCCATCGGCACCAGCTGCAGAAGATTCTGGTGGATCTTCCCAGCAG GTGACTGAGTTAGGGATGCCTTGGGGTAACCAGGCTTTACCCAATAACCTCCACCACACACATTCACAGTGTCACTCTGGTGGAGGTGGACGAGGGGTTGGATCACCCTGGTCTAGAGGGAAAAGGTCAGGAACCGATGGTTCTAGTTCAACTCAACATAGTATGGGGTCTGTTGCTTCTCATGGAAACTCCACTCATCAAACAGGAAGGAAAACCCAGCTGATGAATGGCAACCACTTGTTGAATTTTTATTATGACCCCATATCTCGTCCTCAGCATAGAGCTGCTCCTCCTTCTTCAAGAAGGCAACACAAGAGGAAGCCATACAACAAAGATCTATTTCTTCAGGCTAACTACAAATTCGTAGTGTTAGATTCAGTAAACTACTCAGCTGAAGCGATGGATCCAGATAAGGTGTTACAGTGGGAGGACATCATTTGCGTGAGATATTCCACCCCAACTGTGGTTCAGTGTCCCATTTGTCTGGAATATCCTCTATGTCCGCAGATAACCTCATGTGGACATATCTTCTGTTTCCCATGTATTCTGCAATACTTGTTGATGGGGAAGGAGGATCATAAAGGAGACTGTTGGAAAAGTTGCCCATTGTGTTTTGTGATGATATCCCCGAAGGATTTATACACTCTATTCGTGGAGAATGTTAAGCAGTATTGTGTTGGTGATACTATAGAGTTTATGCTTATTAGTCGACAAAAGGATTCATTTACTTTATCCCATAAAAGTAAACAAGAGAAAGGTGCTGTTGGAGGTTGCGATGATGAAAGCTATGATCCATTTTCAAAGTTAACATTTACTTCAGATGTAGATCTTTCAGTCAGAAAAGCAATATCAGAGTTAGATGGTTGGTTGGTCAGGGCAGAGTCGGGGCTTGTTGATGACCTAGAGAAGCTTCCATATGTATGTGCTGCAATGGAACAATTAGAACAGAGGAAGAAATATTGGAACGAGCACGGGGCTAGCAACAGTAATAAATCTTGTAAATATAATAATCATAATACTGGTTCCATCTTGTCAACTGAAAAAGCTACAATTGGTAACAATGAAGCATCTACATTTGGACAGGCAAATCCGTCCAATGAAGTCTATGACGGTAATGTGTGTTCGGACATTATATCTGTGGAGAAGTCAGATGATGGAACTTGTTCTGACCAATCTGTGGATGCAGCTGAATCTTTGGAAGgccaagaaaatgttttgtcttCTTCATATGATGAAAGCAACAGTGCCCGAGGGGACTCACATGACTCTGGAAGTGTAAAGGAGAAGGAATCATACAATTTCTACCAG GCAGCTGATGGTCAGCACATCATTATTCATCCGTTGAACATGAAATGCCTTCTACACCACTATGGGAGCCATGATATGCTACCACACAG GGTAAGTGGAAAAATTTTGCAATTGGAGACTGTGACTCAGACAGAAGCTATGAGGAGGCGCTACCGCTACTTGAGTCATTTTTCTTTAACAACAATATTCCAG TTTTGTGAGATTGATCTCAGTGAGGTATTGTCTCCTGATGCGTTGTCTCCCTTTATGGAAGACATAAAGAAGCGTGAACAGAAGAGGAAGCAACTTGCTAGGAAG GAGCAAAAGGAGAAAATGAAGGCTGAATCTACCATGGCATATCCCATCCCCATAGTAGCAGGTTATGGGCAGTCCTTGCATGAGGGATCCCCTACATTCTCCATGGATGACTTCGAGG CTTTGGGAAGTTGTACAGTGACATCATCAAGCCCTCCTGTTGTTGGGGAAAGGAAGCTCTTCTCGAGTGTTACAAAGCTTGGTTTTGCTGCTGCGCATGATTCTCCAGCGCTGAAACTAGAAGGAAGCAATTCTCTGAATGGCAATGATGCAGGGAGAGTCTTTCCCAAGACAAATG CAGGTACCCAGAATGCGGGTGTTGCGTCATTTGCTAATATAATCGCCAGAGCTAAGCCTGGTGAAAATATGGATCCACCCAAGATAAATGATTCGGGAAAGAAGGGAAAGAAACAGAGTCGAGTCCTTTTGTCAACCGCTAGTGGTCGGCGCTACTGA
- the LOC103425763 gene encoding uncharacterized protein isoform X1, whose translation MSILPNQDQGSISSSTSSAPSINPNSQHGHRHHHVSLSQSQSQSLSPPDPSRQILQFGSLRISDSQSSSSATSSGLSPSAPAAEDSGGSSQQVTELGMPWGNQALPNNLHHTHSQCHSGGGGRGVGSPWSRGKRSGTDGSSSTQHSMGSVASHGNSTHQTGRKTQLMNGNHLLNFYYDPISRPQHRAAPPSSRRQHKRKPYNKDLFLQANYKFVVLDSVNYSAEAMDPDKVLQWEDIICVRYSTPTVVQCPICLEYPLCPQITSCGHIFCFPCILQYLLMGKEDHKGDCWKSCPLCFVMISPKDLYTLFVENVKQYCVGDTIEFMLISRQKDSFTLSHKSKQEKGAVGGCDDESYDPFSKLTFTSDVDLSVRKAISELDGWLVRAESGLVDDLEKLPYVCAAMEQLEQRKKYWNEHGASNSNKSCKYNNHNTGSILSTEKATIGNNEASTFGQANPSNEVYDGNVCSDIISVEKSDDGTCSDQSVDAAESLEGQENVLSSSYDESNSARGDSHDSGSVKEKESYNFYQAADGQHIIIHPLNMKCLLHHYGSHDMLPHRVSGKILQLETVTQTEAMRRRYRYLSHFSLTTIFQFCEIDLSEVLSPDALSPFMEDIKKREQKRKQLARKEQKEKMKAESTMAYPIPIVAGYGQSLHEGSPTFSMDDFEALGSCTVTSSSPPVVGERKLFSSVTKLGFAAAHDSPALKLEGSNSLNGNDAGRVFPKTNAAGTQNAGVASFANIIARAKPGENMDPPKINDSGKKGKKQSRVLLSTASGRRY comes from the exons ATGTCCATCTTGCCCAACCAAGACCAAGGATCTATATCATCGTCTACCTCTTCAGCTCCCTCTATAAACCCTAACTCCCAACATGGACACCGCCATCACCACGTTTCCCTTTCTCAATCCCAATCCCAGTCGCTGTCTCCGCCGGATCCCTCCCGCCAAATTCTCCAATTTGGATCGCTTCGGATCTCCGACTCTCAATCTAGCTCCTCCGCTACTTCTTCAG GCCTGTCGCCATCGGCACCAGCTGCAGAAGATTCTGGTGGATCTTCCCAGCAG GTGACTGAGTTAGGGATGCCTTGGGGTAACCAGGCTTTACCCAATAACCTCCACCACACACATTCACAGTGTCACTCTGGTGGAGGTGGACGAGGGGTTGGATCACCCTGGTCTAGAGGGAAAAGGTCAGGAACCGATGGTTCTAGTTCAACTCAACATAGTATGGGGTCTGTTGCTTCTCATGGAAACTCCACTCATCAAACAGGAAGGAAAACCCAGCTGATGAATGGCAACCACTTGTTGAATTTTTATTATGACCCCATATCTCGTCCTCAGCATAGAGCTGCTCCTCCTTCTTCAAGAAGGCAACACAAGAGGAAGCCATACAACAAAGATCTATTTCTTCAGGCTAACTACAAATTCGTAGTGTTAGATTCAGTAAACTACTCAGCTGAAGCGATGGATCCAGATAAGGTGTTACAGTGGGAGGACATCATTTGCGTGAGATATTCCACCCCAACTGTGGTTCAGTGTCCCATTTGTCTGGAATATCCTCTATGTCCGCAGATAACCTCATGTGGACATATCTTCTGTTTCCCATGTATTCTGCAATACTTGTTGATGGGGAAGGAGGATCATAAAGGAGACTGTTGGAAAAGTTGCCCATTGTGTTTTGTGATGATATCCCCGAAGGATTTATACACTCTATTCGTGGAGAATGTTAAGCAGTATTGTGTTGGTGATACTATAGAGTTTATGCTTATTAGTCGACAAAAGGATTCATTTACTTTATCCCATAAAAGTAAACAAGAGAAAGGTGCTGTTGGAGGTTGCGATGATGAAAGCTATGATCCATTTTCAAAGTTAACATTTACTTCAGATGTAGATCTTTCAGTCAGAAAAGCAATATCAGAGTTAGATGGTTGGTTGGTCAGGGCAGAGTCGGGGCTTGTTGATGACCTAGAGAAGCTTCCATATGTATGTGCTGCAATGGAACAATTAGAACAGAGGAAGAAATATTGGAACGAGCACGGGGCTAGCAACAGTAATAAATCTTGTAAATATAATAATCATAATACTGGTTCCATCTTGTCAACTGAAAAAGCTACAATTGGTAACAATGAAGCATCTACATTTGGACAGGCAAATCCGTCCAATGAAGTCTATGACGGTAATGTGTGTTCGGACATTATATCTGTGGAGAAGTCAGATGATGGAACTTGTTCTGACCAATCTGTGGATGCAGCTGAATCTTTGGAAGgccaagaaaatgttttgtcttCTTCATATGATGAAAGCAACAGTGCCCGAGGGGACTCACATGACTCTGGAAGTGTAAAGGAGAAGGAATCATACAATTTCTACCAG GCAGCTGATGGTCAGCACATCATTATTCATCCGTTGAACATGAAATGCCTTCTACACCACTATGGGAGCCATGATATGCTACCACACAG GGTAAGTGGAAAAATTTTGCAATTGGAGACTGTGACTCAGACAGAAGCTATGAGGAGGCGCTACCGCTACTTGAGTCATTTTTCTTTAACAACAATATTCCAG TTTTGTGAGATTGATCTCAGTGAGGTATTGTCTCCTGATGCGTTGTCTCCCTTTATGGAAGACATAAAGAAGCGTGAACAGAAGAGGAAGCAACTTGCTAGGAAG GAGCAAAAGGAGAAAATGAAGGCTGAATCTACCATGGCATATCCCATCCCCATAGTAGCAGGTTATGGGCAGTCCTTGCATGAGGGATCCCCTACATTCTCCATGGATGACTTCGAGG CTTTGGGAAGTTGTACAGTGACATCATCAAGCCCTCCTGTTGTTGGGGAAAGGAAGCTCTTCTCGAGTGTTACAAAGCTTGGTTTTGCTGCTGCGCATGATTCTCCAGCGCTGAAACTAGAAGGAAGCAATTCTCTGAATGGCAATGATGCAGGGAGAGTCTTTCCCAAGACAAATG CAGCAGGTACCCAGAATGCGGGTGTTGCGTCATTTGCTAATATAATCGCCAGAGCTAAGCCTGGTGAAAATATGGATCCACCCAAGATAAATGATTCGGGAAAGAAGGGAAAGAAACAGAGTCGAGTCCTTTTGTCAACCGCTAGTGGTCGGCGCTACTGA
- the LOC103425763 gene encoding uncharacterized protein isoform X4: MSILPNQDQGSISSSTSSAPSINPNSQHGHRHHHVSLSQSQSQSLSPPDPSRQILQFGSLRISDSQSSSSATSSGLSPSAPAAEDSGGSSQQVTELGMPWGNQALPNNLHHTHSQCHSGGGGRGVGSPWSRGKRSGTDGSSSTQHSMGSVASHGNSTHQTGRKTQLMNGNHLLNFYYDPISRPQHRAAPPSSRRQHKRKPYNKDLFLQANYKFVVLDSVNYSAEAMDPDKVLQWEDIICVRYSTPTVVQCPICLEYPLCPQITSCGHIFCFPCILQYLLMGKEDHKGDCWKSCPLCFVMISPKDLYTLFVENVKQYCVGDTIEFMLISRQKDSFTLSHKSKQEKGAVGGCDDESYDPFSKLTFTSDVDLSVRKAISELDGWLVRAESGLVDDLEKLPYVCAAMEQLEQRKKYWNEHGASNSNKSCKYNNHNTGSILSTEKATIGNNEASTFGQANPSNEVYDAESLEGQENVLSSSYDESNSARGDSHDSGSVKEKESYNFYQAADGQHIIIHPLNMKCLLHHYGSHDMLPHRVSGKILQLETVTQTEAMRRRYRYLSHFSLTTIFQFCEIDLSEVLSPDALSPFMEDIKKREQKRKQLARKEQKEKMKAESTMAYPIPIVAGYGQSLHEGSPTFSMDDFEALGSCTVTSSSPPVVGERKLFSSVTKLGFAAAHDSPALKLEGSNSLNGNDAGRVFPKTNAAGTQNAGVASFANIIARAKPGENMDPPKINDSGKKGKKQSRVLLSTASGRRY, translated from the exons ATGTCCATCTTGCCCAACCAAGACCAAGGATCTATATCATCGTCTACCTCTTCAGCTCCCTCTATAAACCCTAACTCCCAACATGGACACCGCCATCACCACGTTTCCCTTTCTCAATCCCAATCCCAGTCGCTGTCTCCGCCGGATCCCTCCCGCCAAATTCTCCAATTTGGATCGCTTCGGATCTCCGACTCTCAATCTAGCTCCTCCGCTACTTCTTCAG GCCTGTCGCCATCGGCACCAGCTGCAGAAGATTCTGGTGGATCTTCCCAGCAG GTGACTGAGTTAGGGATGCCTTGGGGTAACCAGGCTTTACCCAATAACCTCCACCACACACATTCACAGTGTCACTCTGGTGGAGGTGGACGAGGGGTTGGATCACCCTGGTCTAGAGGGAAAAGGTCAGGAACCGATGGTTCTAGTTCAACTCAACATAGTATGGGGTCTGTTGCTTCTCATGGAAACTCCACTCATCAAACAGGAAGGAAAACCCAGCTGATGAATGGCAACCACTTGTTGAATTTTTATTATGACCCCATATCTCGTCCTCAGCATAGAGCTGCTCCTCCTTCTTCAAGAAGGCAACACAAGAGGAAGCCATACAACAAAGATCTATTTCTTCAGGCTAACTACAAATTCGTAGTGTTAGATTCAGTAAACTACTCAGCTGAAGCGATGGATCCAGATAAGGTGTTACAGTGGGAGGACATCATTTGCGTGAGATATTCCACCCCAACTGTGGTTCAGTGTCCCATTTGTCTGGAATATCCTCTATGTCCGCAGATAACCTCATGTGGACATATCTTCTGTTTCCCATGTATTCTGCAATACTTGTTGATGGGGAAGGAGGATCATAAAGGAGACTGTTGGAAAAGTTGCCCATTGTGTTTTGTGATGATATCCCCGAAGGATTTATACACTCTATTCGTGGAGAATGTTAAGCAGTATTGTGTTGGTGATACTATAGAGTTTATGCTTATTAGTCGACAAAAGGATTCATTTACTTTATCCCATAAAAGTAAACAAGAGAAAGGTGCTGTTGGAGGTTGCGATGATGAAAGCTATGATCCATTTTCAAAGTTAACATTTACTTCAGATGTAGATCTTTCAGTCAGAAAAGCAATATCAGAGTTAGATGGTTGGTTGGTCAGGGCAGAGTCGGGGCTTGTTGATGACCTAGAGAAGCTTCCATATGTATGTGCTGCAATGGAACAATTAGAACAGAGGAAGAAATATTGGAACGAGCACGGGGCTAGCAACAGTAATAAATCTTGTAAATATAATAATCATAATACTGGTTCCATCTTGTCAACTGAAAAAGCTACAATTGGTAACAATGAAGCATCTACATTTGGACAGGCAAATCCGTCCAATGAAGTCTATGACG CTGAATCTTTGGAAGgccaagaaaatgttttgtcttCTTCATATGATGAAAGCAACAGTGCCCGAGGGGACTCACATGACTCTGGAAGTGTAAAGGAGAAGGAATCATACAATTTCTACCAG GCAGCTGATGGTCAGCACATCATTATTCATCCGTTGAACATGAAATGCCTTCTACACCACTATGGGAGCCATGATATGCTACCACACAG GGTAAGTGGAAAAATTTTGCAATTGGAGACTGTGACTCAGACAGAAGCTATGAGGAGGCGCTACCGCTACTTGAGTCATTTTTCTTTAACAACAATATTCCAG TTTTGTGAGATTGATCTCAGTGAGGTATTGTCTCCTGATGCGTTGTCTCCCTTTATGGAAGACATAAAGAAGCGTGAACAGAAGAGGAAGCAACTTGCTAGGAAG GAGCAAAAGGAGAAAATGAAGGCTGAATCTACCATGGCATATCCCATCCCCATAGTAGCAGGTTATGGGCAGTCCTTGCATGAGGGATCCCCTACATTCTCCATGGATGACTTCGAGG CTTTGGGAAGTTGTACAGTGACATCATCAAGCCCTCCTGTTGTTGGGGAAAGGAAGCTCTTCTCGAGTGTTACAAAGCTTGGTTTTGCTGCTGCGCATGATTCTCCAGCGCTGAAACTAGAAGGAAGCAATTCTCTGAATGGCAATGATGCAGGGAGAGTCTTTCCCAAGACAAATG CAGCAGGTACCCAGAATGCGGGTGTTGCGTCATTTGCTAATATAATCGCCAGAGCTAAGCCTGGTGAAAATATGGATCCACCCAAGATAAATGATTCGGGAAAGAAGGGAAAGAAACAGAGTCGAGTCCTTTTGTCAACCGCTAGTGGTCGGCGCTACTGA
- the LOC103425763 gene encoding uncharacterized protein isoform X3 — MSILPNQDQGSISSSTSSAPSINPNSQHGHRHHHVSLSQSQSQSLSPPDPSRQILQFGSLRISDSQSSSSATSSGLSPSAPAAEDSGGSSQQVTELGMPWGNQALPNNLHHTHSQCHSGGGGRGVGSPWSRGKRSGTDGSSSTQHSMGSVASHGNSTHQTGRKTQLMNGNHLLNFYYDPISRPQHRAAPPSSRRQHKRKPYNKDLFLQANYKFVVLDSVNYSAEAMDPDKVLQWEDIICVRYSTPTVVQCPICLEYPLCPQITSCGHIFCFPCILQYLLMGKEDHKGDCWKSCPLCFVMISPKDLYTLFVENVKQYCVGDTIEFMLISRQKDSFTLSHKSKQEKGAVGGCDDESYDPFSKLTFTSDVDLSVRKAISELDGWLVRAESGLVDDLEKLPYVCAAMEQLEQRKKYWNEHGASNSNKSCKYNNHNTGSILSTEKATIGNNEASTFGQANPSNEVYDGNVCSDIISVEKSDDGTCSDQSVDAAESLEGQENVLSSSYDESNSARGDSHDSGSVKEKESYNFYQAADGQHIIIHPLNMKCLLHHYGSHDMLPHRVSGKILQLETVTQTEAMRRRYRYLSHFSLTTIFQFCEIDLSEVLSPDALSPFMEDIKKREQKRKQLARKEQKEKMKAESTMAYPIPIVAGYGQSLHEGSPTFSMDDFEALGSCTVTSSSPPVVGERKLFSSVTKLGFAAAHDSPALKLEGSNSLNGNDAGRVFPKTNGTQNAGVASFANIIARAKPGENMDPPKINDSGKKGKKQSRVLLSTASGRRY; from the exons ATGTCCATCTTGCCCAACCAAGACCAAGGATCTATATCATCGTCTACCTCTTCAGCTCCCTCTATAAACCCTAACTCCCAACATGGACACCGCCATCACCACGTTTCCCTTTCTCAATCCCAATCCCAGTCGCTGTCTCCGCCGGATCCCTCCCGCCAAATTCTCCAATTTGGATCGCTTCGGATCTCCGACTCTCAATCTAGCTCCTCCGCTACTTCTTCAG GCCTGTCGCCATCGGCACCAGCTGCAGAAGATTCTGGTGGATCTTCCCAGCAG GTGACTGAGTTAGGGATGCCTTGGGGTAACCAGGCTTTACCCAATAACCTCCACCACACACATTCACAGTGTCACTCTGGTGGAGGTGGACGAGGGGTTGGATCACCCTGGTCTAGAGGGAAAAGGTCAGGAACCGATGGTTCTAGTTCAACTCAACATAGTATGGGGTCTGTTGCTTCTCATGGAAACTCCACTCATCAAACAGGAAGGAAAACCCAGCTGATGAATGGCAACCACTTGTTGAATTTTTATTATGACCCCATATCTCGTCCTCAGCATAGAGCTGCTCCTCCTTCTTCAAGAAGGCAACACAAGAGGAAGCCATACAACAAAGATCTATTTCTTCAGGCTAACTACAAATTCGTAGTGTTAGATTCAGTAAACTACTCAGCTGAAGCGATGGATCCAGATAAGGTGTTACAGTGGGAGGACATCATTTGCGTGAGATATTCCACCCCAACTGTGGTTCAGTGTCCCATTTGTCTGGAATATCCTCTATGTCCGCAGATAACCTCATGTGGACATATCTTCTGTTTCCCATGTATTCTGCAATACTTGTTGATGGGGAAGGAGGATCATAAAGGAGACTGTTGGAAAAGTTGCCCATTGTGTTTTGTGATGATATCCCCGAAGGATTTATACACTCTATTCGTGGAGAATGTTAAGCAGTATTGTGTTGGTGATACTATAGAGTTTATGCTTATTAGTCGACAAAAGGATTCATTTACTTTATCCCATAAAAGTAAACAAGAGAAAGGTGCTGTTGGAGGTTGCGATGATGAAAGCTATGATCCATTTTCAAAGTTAACATTTACTTCAGATGTAGATCTTTCAGTCAGAAAAGCAATATCAGAGTTAGATGGTTGGTTGGTCAGGGCAGAGTCGGGGCTTGTTGATGACCTAGAGAAGCTTCCATATGTATGTGCTGCAATGGAACAATTAGAACAGAGGAAGAAATATTGGAACGAGCACGGGGCTAGCAACAGTAATAAATCTTGTAAATATAATAATCATAATACTGGTTCCATCTTGTCAACTGAAAAAGCTACAATTGGTAACAATGAAGCATCTACATTTGGACAGGCAAATCCGTCCAATGAAGTCTATGACGGTAATGTGTGTTCGGACATTATATCTGTGGAGAAGTCAGATGATGGAACTTGTTCTGACCAATCTGTGGATGCAGCTGAATCTTTGGAAGgccaagaaaatgttttgtcttCTTCATATGATGAAAGCAACAGTGCCCGAGGGGACTCACATGACTCTGGAAGTGTAAAGGAGAAGGAATCATACAATTTCTACCAG GCAGCTGATGGTCAGCACATCATTATTCATCCGTTGAACATGAAATGCCTTCTACACCACTATGGGAGCCATGATATGCTACCACACAG GGTAAGTGGAAAAATTTTGCAATTGGAGACTGTGACTCAGACAGAAGCTATGAGGAGGCGCTACCGCTACTTGAGTCATTTTTCTTTAACAACAATATTCCAG TTTTGTGAGATTGATCTCAGTGAGGTATTGTCTCCTGATGCGTTGTCTCCCTTTATGGAAGACATAAAGAAGCGTGAACAGAAGAGGAAGCAACTTGCTAGGAAG GAGCAAAAGGAGAAAATGAAGGCTGAATCTACCATGGCATATCCCATCCCCATAGTAGCAGGTTATGGGCAGTCCTTGCATGAGGGATCCCCTACATTCTCCATGGATGACTTCGAGG CTTTGGGAAGTTGTACAGTGACATCATCAAGCCCTCCTGTTGTTGGGGAAAGGAAGCTCTTCTCGAGTGTTACAAAGCTTGGTTTTGCTGCTGCGCATGATTCTCCAGCGCTGAAACTAGAAGGAAGCAATTCTCTGAATGGCAATGATGCAGGGAGAGTCTTTCCCAAGACAAATG GTACCCAGAATGCGGGTGTTGCGTCATTTGCTAATATAATCGCCAGAGCTAAGCCTGGTGAAAATATGGATCCACCCAAGATAAATGATTCGGGAAAGAAGGGAAAGAAACAGAGTCGAGTCCTTTTGTCAACCGCTAGTGGTCGGCGCTACTGA